From Granulicella sp. WH15, the proteins below share one genomic window:
- a CDS encoding HAD hydrolase-like protein, whose amino-acid sequence MSHAPYPLRRVSGQTLLFDADDTLWENNIYFERAIAAFISYLDHQVHTPEEVREHLNHCERATIAEYGYGLHSFRRSLVDCFEHLSNQPITPERHERIVSFTHAIAAQEIELLPGVAETLAELSTRHRLLMVTKGDRDEQQGKLQRSGLAGYFTAVEVLAEKHEGAYRSLASHHACEPAMTWMIGNSPKSDINPSLAAGLHAVFIPHDFTWVLEHEVVNAAPAGQHLLELSSITALLDHF is encoded by the coding sequence GTGAGCCACGCCCCCTACCCCCTGCGCAGAGTGTCCGGTCAGACCCTGCTGTTTGACGCAGACGACACACTTTGGGAAAACAATATCTACTTCGAGCGGGCCATCGCGGCCTTCATCTCCTATCTGGACCACCAGGTGCACACTCCCGAAGAGGTGCGCGAGCACCTGAATCACTGCGAGCGCGCCACCATCGCCGAGTACGGCTACGGCCTGCACAGCTTCCGCCGCTCACTCGTCGACTGCTTCGAGCATCTCTCGAACCAGCCCATCACGCCTGAGCGCCACGAGCGCATCGTGAGCTTTACTCATGCCATCGCCGCGCAGGAGATCGAACTGCTGCCCGGCGTGGCTGAGACGCTGGCCGAGCTATCCACGCGCCACCGCCTATTGATGGTTACCAAGGGAGACCGAGACGAGCAGCAGGGCAAGCTGCAACGCTCCGGCCTTGCCGGCTACTTCACCGCTGTGGAGGTGCTTGCCGAAAAGCACGAGGGTGCCTACCGCTCGCTGGCCAGCCACCACGCCTGCGAGCCTGCCATGACATGGATGATCGGCAACAGCCCTAAGTCCGACATTAACCCCTCGCTGGCCGCTGGGCTGCATGCCGTCTTTATCCCGCACGACTTTACCTGGGTCCTCGAGCACGAGGTGGTCAACGCCGCCCCCGCCGGGCAACATCTGCTGGAGCTTTCGAGCATCACTGCCCTGCTCGACCACTTTTAG
- a CDS encoding c-type cytochrome, which produces MNHLRSIFCSQRLPWLSFLLAIAAFAYAQSPTPPAATARSRGTVGSQGPLPVHAAFTPAQVASGGASFQQNCAFCHGKEAGGGESGPDLTRSKLVTADKNGEGIGDVIRSGRLAKGMPRFNLSDTEITDLVAFVHTQQDKAMSQTGTRKGVDESDLQTGDAEAGKRYFNGPGTCARCHSATGDLAGVATRYQGLKLEQQMLYPRGVPSKVTVTSAGKVFTGQLAYLDEFAVALVDSKGIYHSWSTGKVKYTVDAPVNAHVDLLSKYSDDDIHNLMAYMQTLK; this is translated from the coding sequence ATGAATCATCTCCGCAGCATTTTCTGCTCGCAAAGACTCCCGTGGCTCAGCTTCCTGCTCGCGATCGCAGCCTTTGCCTATGCGCAGAGCCCAACACCCCCGGCCGCCACCGCGCGCAGCCGAGGCACCGTCGGCTCGCAGGGGCCGCTGCCGGTACACGCTGCCTTCACTCCGGCTCAGGTAGCGAGCGGCGGAGCCTCGTTCCAGCAAAACTGCGCCTTCTGCCACGGCAAAGAGGCGGGCGGCGGCGAGAGCGGCCCGGACCTGACGCGTTCGAAGCTGGTCACCGCCGATAAGAACGGCGAAGGCATCGGCGACGTCATCCGCAGCGGCAGGCTGGCGAAAGGGATGCCCCGGTTTAACCTCTCCGACACGGAGATCACCGACCTGGTCGCCTTCGTCCATACCCAGCAGGACAAGGCGATGTCGCAGACAGGGACCCGCAAGGGCGTGGACGAGTCGGACCTCCAGACCGGCGACGCCGAGGCAGGCAAACGCTACTTCAACGGCCCGGGCACATGTGCCCGCTGCCACTCGGCGACCGGCGATCTGGCCGGTGTGGCGACACGCTACCAGGGCCTGAAGCTGGAGCAGCAGATGCTCTATCCCAGGGGCGTTCCCTCCAAGGTGACCGTCACGTCCGCGGGCAAGGTCTTCACGGGCCAACTGGCGTATCTAGACGAGTTTGCGGTCGCCCTGGTCGATTCCAAGGGGATCTACCACTCCTGGTCTACCGGCAAGGTCAAGTACACCGTCGATGCTCCGGTCAACGCGCACGTCGATCTGCTCAGCAAGTACAGCGACGATGACATCCACAACCTGATGGCCTATATGCAGACGTTGAAGTAA